The following proteins are encoded in a genomic region of Synechococcus sp. CBW1002:
- a CDS encoding RNA polymerase sigma factor, RpoD/SigA family, with the protein MATSSLKTGDSSRRRGGDSISWYLATIGREPLLTAAEEIELGNQVQAMMHLLERGERDCEPEPDAETEKQRRILRLGRRSKQRMMKANLRLVVSVAKKYQGRGLELLDLIQEGSLGLERAVEKFDPTRGYKFSTYAFWWIRQSMTRAIACQSRTIRLPVHLSERLTTVRRVSLELAHKLGAMPSRSEIAEAINMPLEELDSLLRQALTTSSLDAPVSGDEGRSFLGDLIADISSEEPLDRVERGMHQEQLGRWLSQLTEQEQEVLQLRFGLEGEERHTLAEIGRRLDVSRERVRQVELKALRKLRNLTRR; encoded by the coding sequence ATGGCGACCTCATCCCTGAAGACGGGGGACTCCAGTCGCCGGCGTGGCGGTGATTCGATCAGCTGGTATCTCGCCACGATCGGTCGCGAGCCTCTTCTCACCGCAGCCGAGGAGATTGAACTGGGCAACCAGGTGCAGGCGATGATGCATCTGCTGGAGCGGGGCGAACGCGACTGTGAGCCAGAGCCCGACGCGGAAACGGAGAAGCAGCGTCGGATTCTGCGTCTGGGGCGTCGTTCCAAGCAGCGCATGATGAAAGCGAATCTGAGGCTCGTGGTGAGCGTCGCCAAGAAATATCAAGGCAGGGGCCTGGAGTTGCTCGATCTGATTCAGGAAGGTTCCCTCGGGCTCGAGCGCGCTGTGGAGAAGTTCGATCCCACTCGGGGGTACAAGTTCTCCACCTATGCCTTCTGGTGGATCCGTCAAAGCATGACCCGGGCAATCGCCTGCCAGTCGCGCACCATCCGTCTGCCGGTTCATCTCAGCGAAAGGCTCACCACCGTGCGCCGTGTGAGCCTGGAGCTGGCCCATAAGTTAGGCGCCATGCCCAGTCGCAGCGAAATCGCTGAGGCGATCAATATGCCACTCGAGGAGCTCGACTCCTTGCTGCGTCAGGCGCTCACTACCTCAAGCCTGGATGCGCCTGTCAGCGGTGACGAAGGTCGCAGTTTCCTCGGCGACTTGATCGCCGACATCAGCAGTGAGGAACCGCTGGATCGGGTCGAACGGGGGATGCACCAGGAACAGCTGGGGCGTTGGCTCAGTCAGCTCACCGAGCAGGAGCAGGAGGTGTTGCAGCTGCGCTTCGGCCTTGAAGGCGAAGAGCGCCACACCCTGGCCGAGATCGGGCGCCGGCTCGATGTCTCCCGCGAGCGGGTACGGCAGGTGGAGCTCAAGGCGCTGCGCAAACTGCGGAATCTCACCCGCCGATAG
- the pdhA gene encoding pyruvate dehydrogenase (acetyl-transferring) E1 component subunit alpha, with translation MTQEMAAETTAMGSAIPSGAGSHAERLSSLYPSGNLSISREEGLMLYRDMTLGRRFEDKCAEMYYRGKMFGFVHLYNGQEAVSTGVIKAMKAQHDWFCSTYRDHVHALSAGVPAREVMSELFGKATGCSKGRGGSMHLFSKEHHLLGGYAFIGEGIPVALGAAFTSRYKRDALGVTDSDSVTAAFFGDGTCNNGQFFECLNMAALWKLPILFVVENNRWAIGMDHDRATSDPQIWRKAASFGMAGEEVDGMDVLAVRAAAQRAVERARAGEGPTLLECLTYRFRGHSLADPDELRAEAEKQFWAQRDPIKQLAAHLTSQGLASGDDLKAIEKEIDAEVSDCVSFALDAPEPDPSELTRYIWAED, from the coding sequence ATGACGCAGGAGATGGCCGCAGAGACCACCGCTATGGGCAGTGCCATCCCCTCCGGAGCCGGCAGCCATGCCGAGCGCCTGTCCTCCCTTTACCCCTCAGGCAATCTCAGCATCAGCCGCGAGGAGGGTCTGATGCTCTACCGCGACATGACCCTGGGGCGGCGCTTTGAAGACAAGTGCGCCGAGATGTATTACCGGGGCAAGATGTTTGGGTTCGTGCATCTCTACAACGGCCAGGAGGCTGTGAGCACGGGCGTGATCAAGGCGATGAAAGCCCAGCACGACTGGTTCTGCAGCACCTATCGCGACCACGTGCATGCCCTCAGCGCCGGTGTTCCTGCCCGTGAGGTGATGAGCGAGCTGTTCGGCAAGGCCACAGGCTGCAGCAAGGGCCGTGGCGGTTCGATGCACCTCTTCTCCAAGGAGCATCATCTGCTGGGGGGCTATGCCTTCATCGGCGAGGGCATTCCCGTCGCGCTCGGTGCCGCGTTCACCAGCCGCTACAAGCGTGATGCCCTCGGCGTTACCGACAGTGATTCGGTCACAGCAGCCTTTTTCGGCGACGGAACCTGCAACAACGGCCAGTTCTTCGAGTGCCTGAACATGGCGGCACTCTGGAAGTTGCCCATCCTGTTTGTGGTGGAGAACAACCGCTGGGCCATTGGCATGGACCATGACCGTGCCACCAGTGATCCTCAGATCTGGCGCAAAGCGGCCTCCTTCGGCATGGCCGGTGAGGAAGTTGATGGCATGGATGTGCTGGCCGTTCGGGCTGCCGCTCAACGCGCCGTGGAGCGTGCCCGGGCCGGCGAAGGCCCGACCCTGCTGGAGTGCCTCACCTATCGCTTCCGTGGCCACTCCCTCGCCGATCCAGACGAGCTGCGTGCCGAAGCTGAAAAGCAGTTCTGGGCTCAGCGCGATCCGATCAAGCAGCTGGCTGCTCACCTCACCAGCCAGGGATTAGCCAGCGGGGACGATCTCAAGGCGATTGAAAAAGAGATCGATGCCGAGGTGAGCGATTGCGTTTCCTTTGCTCTGGATGCGCCCGAGCCCGATCCAAGCGAACTGACCCGCTACATCTGGGCGGAAGACTGA
- a CDS encoding IMS domain-containing protein: protein MELPIDHFRLLGVTPTTDAQSVLRTLQQRLDRAPDQGFTHETLEARGELLRASADLLTDEDRRRTYESHLTSLVGDDAQAMAALEVSSSHEVGGLLLLFEAGQPLETFEQAERCLQPPRAPSLGSGREADLTLLAGLSSQAAATEYRRQRRYEAASQTLTRGLQLLQRMGQCAALRDQMATERDQLLPYRILDLLSRDLAAVAQRNEGMALLEQLVQQRGGMDSEASTMLSPQEFLAFLAQIRSFLTLQEQLDLFERWSRAGSARAELLACKALTASGFAQRKPERIAAALERLAIRGAPPQQTDQACLLLLLGDVDQAEALFSSTAPQNPHHAIDGEDPLLVRLCAVCRDWLAREVLTGYRDLDSEPDLDAYFNDRDVQSFVERQDRRRRRAEAEHPRPATEPVTATTSAALSPPATATGGSLASTPVNSPGSSMSPATPAALSAAGSLFTGAAPLPPLAESMAPGWDLTRDPHHPFPEELSRASMTPQFEQNMEAEDPDLQEVPLLRWSDLHPAQLRSNLWEPVVSRISTELAAFPRPLLWGGALVVGGGLLATGWWLWSPHVADQGRQDSQVAAPQKTPSPSSTAAPTQPQAQPSATMPTPAQALPLEAAEPSEAQMRALLEGWLAAKAAVLAGDKPAVALEAVARSNQAAAVEGERRRDQARDRRQVIDTKVLDLRITEQSPRRVVLVAELRYSDQTLAADGAVIETTPPFTLTNTYVFGREDGPWQLVSFHRGG from the coding sequence TTGGAACTGCCGATCGATCACTTCCGTCTGCTCGGTGTCACCCCCACCACAGACGCCCAGTCTGTGCTCCGTACCCTGCAGCAGAGGCTCGATCGGGCTCCCGACCAGGGTTTCACCCATGAGACGCTGGAAGCAAGGGGTGAGCTGCTGCGCGCCAGTGCCGATCTGCTCACCGATGAAGACAGACGGCGCACTTACGAATCCCATCTCACCTCCCTTGTGGGCGACGACGCCCAGGCCATGGCAGCCTTGGAGGTGTCCAGTTCCCACGAGGTGGGCGGGCTTCTCCTGCTGTTTGAAGCCGGTCAACCTCTGGAGACTTTCGAGCAGGCTGAGCGGTGCCTGCAGCCCCCTCGGGCACCCTCTCTTGGCAGCGGCCGCGAGGCGGATCTCACGCTGCTGGCTGGGCTGAGCAGCCAGGCAGCCGCAACCGAATATCGCCGTCAACGCCGCTATGAAGCCGCTTCCCAGACCTTGACTCGTGGCCTGCAACTGCTGCAACGCATGGGCCAGTGTGCAGCCCTTCGGGACCAGATGGCCACGGAGCGCGATCAGCTCCTGCCGTACCGGATCCTCGACCTGCTCAGCCGTGACCTGGCCGCCGTGGCTCAGCGGAATGAAGGTATGGCTCTGCTGGAGCAGTTGGTGCAGCAGCGCGGTGGTATGGACAGTGAAGCCAGCACGATGCTCAGCCCCCAGGAATTCCTGGCGTTTCTGGCCCAGATCCGTTCCTTCCTCACCCTGCAGGAGCAACTCGATCTGTTCGAGCGCTGGTCACGGGCGGGGTCGGCCCGCGCCGAACTTCTGGCCTGCAAGGCTCTCACTGCCAGCGGCTTCGCCCAGCGCAAACCCGAACGGATCGCCGCGGCCCTGGAGCGGCTGGCCATCCGAGGTGCGCCACCCCAGCAGACCGATCAAGCCTGTCTGCTGCTCTTGCTTGGAGACGTGGATCAGGCGGAGGCGCTGTTCTCCAGCACAGCGCCTCAGAACCCACACCACGCCATTGATGGGGAGGATCCACTCCTGGTTCGGCTCTGCGCCGTGTGCCGCGACTGGCTGGCCCGGGAGGTGCTCACCGGCTACCGCGACCTGGACTCCGAACCTGACCTGGACGCCTATTTCAATGATCGTGACGTGCAGAGCTTCGTGGAACGCCAGGACCGTCGACGTCGCCGGGCCGAAGCCGAGCATCCCAGGCCTGCGACCGAGCCAGTGACGGCCACGACATCTGCGGCATTGTCCCCGCCAGCCACCGCGACCGGCGGAAGTCTGGCCTCGACGCCTGTGAATTCCCCTGGCTCCTCCATGTCCCCAGCCACTCCTGCTGCTTTGTCCGCCGCCGGAAGCCTGTTCACCGGTGCTGCACCCCTTCCTCCACTGGCTGAGTCGATGGCGCCAGGCTGGGACCTCACCCGCGATCCTCACCACCCCTTTCCAGAAGAGCTGTCCCGGGCATCAATGACCCCCCAGTTCGAACAGAACATGGAGGCGGAGGATCCAGACCTGCAGGAAGTGCCGCTCCTGCGCTGGTCCGATCTCCATCCCGCCCAGCTGCGGTCCAACCTGTGGGAGCCAGTGGTCTCCAGGATCTCGACTGAGCTGGCCGCCTTCCCCCGGCCCCTGCTGTGGGGTGGGGCCTTGGTGGTGGGGGGGGGGCTGCTGGCGACCGGCTGGTGGCTCTGGAGTCCCCACGTGGCTGATCAGGGTCGACAGGATTCTCAAGTTGCAGCTCCTCAGAAGACTCCGTCCCCAAGCTCCACTGCAGCGCCAACACAACCCCAGGCACAGCCCTCCGCAACCATGCCGACGCCAGCCCAGGCTCTTCCCTTGGAGGCGGCTGAGCCCAGCGAAGCTCAGATGCGTGCCTTGCTCGAGGGGTGGCTGGCTGCAAAAGCGGCGGTACTCGCCGGTGACAAGCCGGCAGTTGCCCTCGAAGCGGTGGCTCGCTCCAACCAGGCCGCTGCCGTTGAGGGCGAAAGGCGACGGGACCAGGCTCGTGATCGGCGCCAGGTGATCGACACCAAGGTGCTGGATCTGCGGATTACCGAGCAGTCGCCCCGGCGGGTCGTGCTGGTGGCTGAGCTGCGCTACTCCGATCAGACCCTGGCTGCCGATGGCGCCGTGATCGAGACCACCCCTCCCTTCACACTGACCAACACCTACGTGTTTGGCCGTGAAGACGGTCCCTGGCAGCTGGTGAGCTTCCACCGAGGGGGCTGA
- the ffh gene encoding signal recognition particle protein codes for MFDELSQRFEDAVKSLRGQDKITETNVEGALQQVRRALLDADVSLPVVRSFVDEVRSRAVGSEVVRGISPDQKFIQLVHEQLVETMGGENAPLAAGGTEGAPTVILMAGLQGAGKTTATAKLGLHLKDQGRKALLVGADVYRPAAIEQLRTLGGQIGVEVFSLGTEARPEAIAAAGIAKARQEGFDTVLVDTAGRLQIDTSMMEEMVRIREAVQPDEVLLVVDSMIGQEAAELTRAFHEQVGITGAVLTKLDGDSRGGAALSIRKVSGAPIKFIGTGEKVEALQPFHPERMASRILGMGDVLTLVEKATKEVELADVARMQQKLQEATFDFSDFVQQMRLIKRMGSLGGLMKMIPGMNKIDDGMLKQGEQQLRKIEAMIGSMTQQEREQPDLLASQPSRRRRIASGSGHSPAEVDKVLTDFQKMRGFMQQMSRGGMPGMGGMPGGFPGMGGFPGMGGMPGMGGMPGMGGMPGMGAPAGRGGAPKPARPAKKRKGFGQL; via the coding sequence ATGTTCGACGAGCTTTCCCAGCGTTTTGAAGACGCCGTCAAGAGCCTGAGGGGTCAGGACAAAATCACCGAAACCAACGTCGAGGGGGCCCTCCAGCAGGTGCGCCGTGCCCTGCTCGACGCCGACGTGAGCCTGCCGGTGGTGCGCTCCTTCGTGGACGAGGTGCGCAGCCGGGCCGTGGGGTCGGAGGTGGTGCGTGGCATCAGCCCCGATCAGAAGTTCATCCAGCTGGTGCATGAACAGCTGGTGGAGACCATGGGGGGCGAGAACGCTCCCCTGGCGGCAGGCGGCACGGAGGGGGCTCCCACGGTGATCCTGATGGCCGGCCTTCAGGGCGCCGGCAAGACCACCGCCACCGCCAAGCTCGGCCTGCACCTCAAGGACCAGGGCCGCAAGGCGCTGCTCGTGGGAGCGGACGTCTACCGCCCGGCTGCCATCGAACAGCTCAGGACCCTGGGCGGCCAGATCGGCGTGGAGGTGTTCAGCCTGGGCACCGAGGCCAGGCCTGAGGCCATCGCCGCAGCCGGTATCGCCAAAGCGCGGCAGGAGGGCTTCGACACGGTGCTGGTCGACACGGCCGGCCGCCTTCAGATCGACACGTCGATGATGGAGGAGATGGTGCGGATCCGCGAAGCCGTGCAGCCCGATGAGGTGCTGCTGGTGGTGGATTCGATGATCGGTCAGGAGGCGGCCGAACTGACCCGCGCCTTCCACGAGCAGGTGGGCATCACCGGCGCCGTGCTCACCAAGCTCGACGGCGACTCCCGAGGCGGGGCAGCGCTTTCGATCCGCAAGGTGAGTGGTGCCCCGATCAAGTTCATCGGTACCGGCGAGAAGGTGGAGGCGCTGCAGCCCTTCCACCCGGAACGGATGGCCAGCCGCATCCTCGGCATGGGTGATGTGCTCACCCTGGTGGAGAAGGCCACCAAGGAGGTCGAGCTGGCCGACGTGGCGCGGATGCAGCAGAAGCTGCAGGAGGCCACCTTCGACTTCTCCGATTTCGTGCAGCAGATGCGCCTGATCAAGCGCATGGGCTCGCTGGGCGGCCTGATGAAAATGATCCCGGGCATGAACAAGATCGACGACGGCATGCTCAAGCAGGGGGAGCAGCAGCTCAGGAAGATCGAGGCGATGATCGGCTCGATGACCCAGCAGGAACGGGAGCAACCCGATCTGCTGGCCTCCCAACCCTCACGCAGGCGGCGCATCGCCTCCGGCAGCGGTCACAGCCCCGCCGAGGTGGACAAGGTGCTGACCGATTTCCAGAAGATGCGCGGCTTCATGCAACAGATGAGCCGGGGTGGCATGCCGGGTATGGGAGGCATGCCTGGGGGATTCCCTGGCATGGGGGGCTTTCCCGGCATGGGTGGCATGCCGGGGATGGGAGGGATGCCTGGCATGGGCGGAATGCCCGGGATGGGGGCGCCTGCTGGCCGTGGCGGCGCGCCGAAACCGGCCCGGCCGGCCAAGAAGCGCAAGGGCTTCGGGCAACTCTGA
- the rpsP gene encoding 30S ribosomal protein S16, with product MIKLRLKRFGKKREASFRLVATNSTSRRDGHPLEELGFYNPRTKETRLDTEAIRKRLSQGAQPTDTVRYLLEKGGLIEKTIRSAEVVGKAKQATAREAAAKQAAAEAAAKAAEAAAATAEPEPAAVEA from the coding sequence ATGATCAAGCTCCGCCTGAAGCGGTTCGGTAAGAAGCGGGAAGCGAGCTTCCGCCTCGTGGCCACCAACAGCACCTCACGCCGGGATGGCCATCCCCTCGAGGAACTCGGTTTTTACAATCCCCGCACCAAAGAGACGCGCCTCGACACCGAGGCGATCCGCAAGCGCCTCAGCCAGGGTGCCCAGCCCACGGACACCGTGCGCTACCTGCTGGAGAAGGGTGGTCTGATCGAGAAGACGATCCGCTCCGCCGAGGTGGTGGGCAAGGCCAAGCAGGCCACCGCCCGTGAGGCCGCTGCCAAGCAGGCCGCCGCTGAAGCCGCTGCCAAGGCCGCTGAGGCGGCAGCAGCGACCGCTGAACCCGAACCCGCCGCCGTAGAAGCCTGA
- a CDS encoding PhoH family protein, with protein sequence MAEAAGLQTFSIPLPSPEAALALAGEAESSLRHLESLTGTLLVLRGLDLVLQGRASQLERTSALVELLRPLWQEGQAITRVDVQTALKALDTGREQEHARLSDQVLARSQSGKLLRPRTLKQKAYVDAMECHDLTLALGPAGTGKTFLATVLAVRMLHERKVERLILTRPAVEAGERLGFLPGDLQQKVDPYLRPLYDALHTLLGSERTATLLEKGVIEVAPLAYMRGRTLADAFVILDEAQNTTAGQMRMVLTRLGENSRMVVTGDPTQVDLPPGVTSGLAEAAQVLQGVEGVAICTLTAADVVRHPLVQRLVQAYARRDGAPSGSSSRR encoded by the coding sequence ATGGCCGAAGCGGCGGGGCTCCAGACCTTCTCCATTCCGCTCCCCTCCCCCGAGGCAGCCCTTGCCTTGGCTGGGGAAGCCGAGTCGAGCCTGCGGCACCTTGAGTCCCTCACCGGGACGCTTCTTGTGTTGCGCGGGCTCGACCTCGTGCTGCAGGGGCGGGCCTCCCAGCTGGAGCGCACCTCTGCCCTGGTTGAGTTGCTTCGCCCGCTGTGGCAGGAGGGACAGGCGATCACCCGGGTGGACGTGCAGACCGCGCTCAAGGCTCTGGATACGGGCCGGGAGCAGGAACATGCGCGCCTCAGTGATCAGGTGCTGGCCCGCAGCCAGAGCGGCAAACTGCTGCGCCCCCGCACCCTCAAGCAGAAGGCCTACGTGGACGCCATGGAGTGCCACGACCTCACTCTGGCCCTCGGCCCTGCCGGCACCGGCAAGACCTTCCTCGCCACGGTTCTGGCGGTGAGGATGCTGCACGAGCGCAAGGTGGAACGGCTGATCCTGACCCGGCCCGCTGTGGAGGCCGGAGAACGGCTCGGCTTCCTGCCCGGTGATCTGCAGCAGAAAGTGGATCCCTATCTGCGGCCGCTGTACGACGCCCTCCATACCCTGCTCGGCAGCGAGCGCACCGCCACGCTGCTCGAAAAGGGTGTGATCGAGGTGGCACCGCTGGCCTACATGCGAGGCCGCACCCTGGCCGATGCCTTTGTGATCCTCGATGAGGCGCAGAACACCACGGCGGGTCAGATGCGGATGGTGCTGACCCGCCTCGGTGAGAATTCGCGCATGGTGGTGACCGGCGACCCCACCCAGGTGGATCTGCCTCCTGGGGTCACCAGTGGCCTGGCGGAAGCCGCCCAGGTGCTGCAGGGGGTCGAGGGGGTGGCGATCTGCACCCTCACAGCTGCCGATGTGGTGCGGCATCCACTGGTGCAGCGGTTGGTGCAGGCCTATGCCCGCAGGGATGGAGCGCCCTCCGGCTCCAGCAGCCGACGATAG
- a CDS encoding Bax inhibitor-1 family protein, whose product MPASSNFQEAIREANSSALVGPNVVSKALPYVGGGMVLTAGGVLGGLSMMSSPLYMPLFWVALIGNFILFFVAQNVASKGNNSTALPLLAAYSLITGFTLSGIVGYAVASAGIGAVGTAALATGITFVVASVLGRRMSDSIGQALGAVVGLGLLGLIIAMVVQVVGSIFAPGMFSTGGFELMIAGFGTVLFVGAAFLDFYTMPRSYTDDQYLAGALGMYLTYINLFIFILRLIIALQGGGRRD is encoded by the coding sequence ATGCCGGCCAGCAGCAATTTCCAGGAAGCGATCCGCGAGGCCAATTCCAGCGCCCTCGTTGGGCCCAATGTCGTCAGCAAGGCGCTGCCCTACGTAGGTGGTGGCATGGTGCTCACCGCTGGCGGGGTGCTGGGTGGGCTTTCGATGATGTCGAGCCCGCTCTACATGCCCCTGTTCTGGGTGGCCCTGATCGGGAACTTCATCCTGTTCTTCGTGGCCCAGAATGTGGCCTCCAAGGGCAATAACAGCACTGCCCTGCCGCTGCTGGCCGCCTACAGCCTGATCACGGGCTTCACTCTGAGTGGCATCGTCGGCTACGCCGTTGCCTCTGCAGGTATCGGTGCCGTAGGCACAGCCGCCCTGGCCACTGGCATCACCTTTGTGGTGGCGTCGGTGCTGGGACGCCGCATGAGCGACAGCATCGGTCAGGCCCTTGGAGCCGTGGTGGGTCTGGGTCTGCTCGGCCTGATCATCGCCATGGTGGTTCAGGTTGTGGGCAGCATCTTTGCCCCAGGCATGTTCAGCACGGGTGGTTTTGAACTGATGATCGCCGGTTTCGGCACCGTGCTGTTTGTCGGTGCCGCATTCCTGGACTTCTATACGATGCCCAGGTCCTACACCGACGACCAGTATCTAGCCGGTGCTCTGGGGATGTACCTCACCTACATCAACCTCTTCATCTTCATTCTGCGCCTGATCATCGCCCTGCAGGGTGGTGGCCGTCGCGACTGA
- the era gene encoding GTPase Era: protein MEPSHPGDPSSPQPSPEGTAAAGGRLLPIPEPPAAGGSSFGLAPEGFRSGFVALIGRPNVGKSTLLNQLVGEKVAITSPVAQTTRNRLRAILTTPSAQLVLLDTPGIHKPHHLLGERLVQSARGAIGEVDLVLLLVDGSQPAGRGDGFIVELLRHARVPVHVALNKSDLVPPEQARELAETYRQLLAGDNTLGASPGDDVGPTAAPRLDWPLHPVSALTGVGTAELVEALAADLPIGPHLYPPDATSDQPEQLLLAELIREQVLCHTREEVPHSVAVQIDRIVDDGPRTAVLATVLVERASQKGILIGKGGSMLRQIGQGARLQMQKVFDGPVYLELFVKVVPNWRRSAARLAELGYRGD from the coding sequence ATGGAGCCAAGTCACCCCGGCGATCCGTCGTCGCCCCAACCCAGCCCCGAGGGCACCGCAGCAGCAGGTGGGCGTCTGCTGCCGATTCCCGAGCCCCCGGCTGCCGGGGGAAGCAGCTTCGGCCTGGCCCCCGAGGGCTTCCGCTCCGGCTTTGTGGCCCTGATCGGTCGCCCCAACGTGGGCAAATCCACCCTGCTCAACCAGCTGGTGGGGGAGAAGGTGGCGATCACCTCGCCGGTGGCTCAGACCACCCGCAACCGCCTGCGGGCCATCCTCACCACCCCCAGCGCTCAGCTGGTGTTGCTCGACACGCCCGGCATCCACAAGCCCCACCATCTGCTCGGCGAGCGGCTGGTCCAGAGCGCCCGGGGCGCGATCGGGGAGGTGGACCTGGTGCTGCTGCTGGTGGACGGCAGCCAGCCCGCGGGGCGAGGCGACGGCTTCATCGTCGAATTGCTGCGCCACGCCCGGGTGCCGGTGCACGTGGCCCTCAACAAGAGCGATCTGGTGCCGCCCGAGCAGGCCCGGGAGCTGGCGGAGACCTACCGGCAGCTCCTGGCCGGCGACAACACGCTTGGCGCCAGCCCTGGGGACGACGTCGGGCCAACCGCTGCGCCACGGCTGGACTGGCCCCTCCATCCGGTCAGTGCCCTCACGGGAGTCGGCACGGCGGAGCTGGTCGAGGCTCTGGCCGCCGATCTGCCGATCGGCCCCCACCTCTATCCCCCCGATGCCACTAGCGATCAACCGGAGCAACTGCTGCTGGCCGAGCTGATCCGCGAGCAGGTGCTCTGCCACACCCGCGAGGAGGTGCCGCATTCGGTGGCGGTGCAGATCGATCGCATCGTCGATGACGGCCCCCGCACGGCCGTGCTGGCCACGGTGCTGGTGGAACGGGCCAGCCAGAAGGGCATCCTGATCGGCAAGGGGGGCAGCATGCTGCGCCAGATCGGCCAGGGGGCTCGGCTGCAGATGCAGAAGGTGTTCGACGGACCGGTCTATCTCGAGCTGTTCGTCAAGGTGGTGCCCAACTGGCGGCGCAGCGCGGCACGGTTGGCGGAACTGGGCTATCGCGGCGACTGA
- a CDS encoding phycobiliprotein lyase, whose translation MVDASPGASAAASTPPVPAASTDAPFPPSDLTAFLQLCAGEWMSLRSLFGLGQLEEGANGDEWHSSERGELVVTYLRAEHPAEPGGLLIAPKGHPERSLVFDRQGGFRASAAASGTSPAGHWQLWPDGSLELRLESGGTEVRERIWFTKPNLRLRSTVEHRSDGSPGRASFSSEIRRVSRAAAPGATAV comes from the coding sequence TTGGTCGACGCCAGCCCCGGCGCCAGCGCTGCCGCCTCCACGCCTCCTGTCCCGGCGGCGTCAACGGATGCTCCCTTTCCGCCCAGTGATCTGACGGCTTTCCTGCAGCTCTGTGCGGGCGAATGGATGAGCCTGCGCAGTCTGTTTGGCCTGGGGCAGCTGGAAGAGGGCGCCAATGGTGATGAGTGGCACAGCTCCGAGCGCGGCGAGCTGGTGGTGACCTACCTCAGGGCCGAGCACCCTGCGGAACCCGGTGGGCTGCTGATCGCCCCGAAGGGGCACCCCGAACGCAGCCTGGTCTTCGATCGGCAGGGTGGATTCCGGGCTTCAGCGGCAGCCTCCGGCACCAGCCCAGCGGGACATTGGCAGCTGTGGCCGGACGGGAGCCTGGAGCTGCGGCTGGAGAGCGGCGGCACGGAGGTGCGCGAGCGCATCTGGTTCACCAAGCCCAACCTGCGGCTGCGCAGCACCGTGGAACACCGCTCCGATGGCAGCCCCGGCCGCGCCAGCTTCAGCTCCGAGATCCGGCGGGTCAGCCGTGCGGCCGCGCCTGGCGCCACGGCGGTCTGA
- the trmD gene encoding tRNA (guanosine(37)-N1)-methyltransferase TrmD has protein sequence MRLDVVSLAPEAFAPLLGLGVIGRAFAAGIAELHVHNPRDFATDRYRKVDDIPYGGGAGMVLKPEPVFAAVEAIPVVPRRRVLLMSPQGKPLTQADLRRWASDYEQLLFLCGHYEGFDERIRSLADEEVSIGDFVLTGGELPAATIINGVVRLRPGTVGTQACLEDESHSTLLLEHPHYTRPADFRGMAVPAVLRSGDHGAIARWRAEQQLQRTAARRPDLHARWLVQEAPAGQTGGHHGRSMQLRIGNGYDIHRLVPGRPLILGGQTLEHPAGLGLDGHSDADVLVHALMDALLGALSLGDIGLYFPPDDPQWKGADSLQLLQQVVALVAERGWRVGNVDAVVVAERPKLKPHITAMRAAIATCMGLDPDQVGIKATTNEQLGPTGREEGIACHAVALLQRPSAG, from the coding sequence ATGCGCCTCGATGTGGTCAGCCTGGCCCCGGAGGCCTTTGCGCCGCTGCTGGGGCTGGGGGTGATCGGGCGAGCCTTCGCAGCCGGCATCGCCGAGCTGCACGTTCACAACCCGAGGGATTTCGCCACCGACCGCTACCGCAAGGTCGATGACATCCCCTACGGAGGCGGGGCTGGCATGGTGCTCAAGCCGGAGCCGGTGTTTGCGGCCGTCGAGGCGATTCCGGTTGTGCCGCGGCGTCGGGTGCTGCTGATGAGCCCCCAGGGCAAGCCGCTGACCCAGGCCGATCTGCGCCGCTGGGCCAGCGACTACGAGCAGCTCCTGTTCCTCTGCGGCCACTACGAAGGCTTCGACGAGCGCATTCGCAGCCTGGCCGATGAAGAGGTGTCGATCGGCGACTTCGTGCTCACCGGCGGCGAACTGCCGGCAGCCACGATCATCAACGGGGTGGTGCGGTTGCGGCCCGGCACCGTGGGCACCCAGGCCTGCCTGGAGGACGAAAGCCACAGCACCCTCCTGCTGGAGCATCCGCACTACACCAGGCCGGCCGACTTCCGCGGCATGGCCGTGCCGGCCGTGCTGCGCAGCGGCGACCATGGCGCCATCGCCCGCTGGCGGGCTGAGCAACAGCTGCAGCGCACCGCCGCGCGGCGGCCGGATCTGCATGCCCGCTGGCTCGTGCAGGAGGCTCCGGCAGGACAGACTGGCGGCCACCATGGGCGCTCCATGCAGCTCCGGATCGGCAACGGCTACGACATTCATCGCCTCGTGCCAGGACGCCCCCTGATCCTGGGGGGGCAGACCCTGGAGCATCCAGCCGGCCTGGGCCTCGACGGCCACAGTGACGCTGACGTGCTGGTCCATGCCCTGATGGATGCCCTGCTCGGTGCCCTTTCCCTGGGGGACATCGGTCTTTATTTCCCGCCGGACGACCCGCAGTGGAAGGGCGCCGACAGCCTGCAGCTGCTCCAGCAGGTGGTGGCTCTGGTGGCGGAGCGGGGCTGGCGTGTGGGCAACGTCGATGCGGTGGTGGTGGCTGAGCGCCCGAAGCTCAAACCCCACATCACGGCGATGCGTGCCGCGATCGCCACCTGCATGGGCCTGGATCCCGACCAGGTGGGCATCAAGGCCACCACCAACGAACAGCTCGGCCCCACCGGCCGTGAAGAGGGCATCGCCTGCCATGCGGTGGCTCTGCTGCAGCGCCCCAGCGCCGGCTGA